One window from the genome of Dehalococcoidia bacterium encodes:
- a CDS encoding class I SAM-dependent methyltransferase gives MAGQKDSEVWSSAEGYERYVGRWSRLVAAEFIDWLEAGDGGRWLDVGCGTGTLAATVLARSAPRSVAGIDRSEAYAAAARQLLTETRVDIRVADAQELPYAGGSFDAVVSGLVLNFVPDKERMAAEMARVSRPGGIVGLYVWDYAGEMQMMRRFWDAAEALDPEAVHYDEGARFTICHPERLAALFSATRIRDVQVRAIDVTTRFRDFDDYWTPFLMADAPAPGYCMSLAEDRRVALRERLRSTLPIAPDGSIELIARAWAVKGAAP, from the coding sequence GGTCGCCGCCGAGTTCATCGACTGGCTCGAAGCCGGCGATGGCGGGCGCTGGCTCGACGTCGGCTGCGGCACGGGCACGCTGGCGGCGACGGTGCTGGCGCGCTCAGCGCCACGGTCCGTAGCCGGCATCGACCGGTCGGAGGCCTACGCCGCCGCGGCGCGCCAACTCCTGACGGAGACGCGCGTCGATATCCGCGTTGCCGATGCGCAGGAGTTGCCCTACGCCGGTGGGTCATTCGACGCCGTCGTCTCCGGGCTGGTGCTGAACTTCGTGCCGGACAAGGAACGGATGGCCGCGGAGATGGCGCGGGTATCGAGACCGGGAGGCATCGTTGGCCTGTACGTGTGGGACTACGCCGGCGAGATGCAGATGATGCGCCGCTTCTGGGACGCCGCCGAGGCGCTCGACCCCGAAGCGGTCCACTACGACGAGGGCGCGCGGTTCACGATCTGCCATCCCGAGCGGCTCGCGGCGTTGTTCTCGGCGACGCGGATCAGGGATGTGCAGGTCCGGGCCATCGACGTCACGACCCGCTTCCGTGACTTCGACGACTACTGGACGCCGTTTCTGATGGCTGACGCGCCGGCGCCGGGCTACTGCATGTCGCTCGCGGAGGACCGCCGCGTCGCCCTGCGCGAGCGCCTGCGTTCCACGCTACCCATCGCCCCCGACGGTAGCATCGAACTCATCGCCCGCGCCTGGGCTGTGAAAGGAGCCGCGCCCTGA